One genomic region from Ignavibacteriales bacterium encodes:
- a CDS encoding glycosyl hydrolase yields METQLLIKTIHFFPIILIAAAIIVSCDQSKKVLESKENYVTSEAGDKIAQKQNFTFKTGQAPKGNLIKINPEIIKQEIDGIGSSFTEASAFVLAHLDKKTRAEVMEKIFGETGANFSLTRTHIGSCDFCVEGKYSYLDKKGDTELTSFNIEPDKEGFNPDKYPGIQDPTYDLLPMIKEAIEIKNRQDDSELRIVASAWTAPPWMKDIEDYFIKGTPENNFQGTGGKLKPQYEKTYADYLIRYLKEYKKEGVDIWGITPVNEPHGNNGQWESMHFTPESQNLFIKNYLGPKLVDNGFKNVNLLIYDQNRDGLEHWTDVILGDKETAKYIYGSAVHWYESTKKVYEDVFEKVNAKFPDKAIIHTEGCIDDLGKDAPNGITDPERFKEKQWFDNDSFWWNENATDWGYSALWQGVNSEDHPIYTPVHRYARNIIVSIDHWLKGWIDWNVVLDQRGGPNHVGNFCGAPIMIDTESKHIYYTPIYYLLAQFSRTIRPGDKAVQTEKILDGLDEDALHTCATINDSNLLTVQLLNTTKEPLEFSIQIGDQYAKIKMVPNSVQTIQIQL; encoded by the coding sequence ATGGAAACACAATTACTTATAAAAACAATACATTTCTTCCCAATTATTCTTATTGCTGCGGCAATCATAGTTTCCTGTGATCAGAGCAAAAAAGTATTGGAAAGTAAAGAAAATTATGTTACCTCAGAGGCTGGAGATAAGATTGCTCAAAAGCAAAATTTTACTTTTAAAACAGGACAGGCACCGAAAGGGAACTTAATAAAAATTAATCCTGAAATCATTAAGCAAGAAATAGATGGAATTGGATCATCATTTACTGAAGCATCTGCTTTTGTTTTAGCACATCTGGATAAAAAGACCAGAGCAGAAGTGATGGAGAAAATTTTTGGTGAAACAGGTGCAAATTTTTCTCTTACCAGAACTCATATCGGTTCCTGCGATTTTTGTGTTGAAGGAAAATATTCTTACCTGGATAAAAAAGGTGATACTGAATTAACAAGTTTTAATATTGAACCCGATAAAGAAGGTTTTAATCCTGATAAGTATCCTGGTATACAAGACCCAACTTATGATTTATTACCAATGATTAAGGAAGCGATTGAAATTAAAAACAGACAAGATGATAGTGAACTCAGAATAGTTGCTTCTGCATGGACGGCTCCGCCCTGGATGAAAGACATTGAAGATTATTTTATTAAAGGAACGCCTGAGAATAATTTTCAAGGTACAGGTGGTAAGCTTAAACCCCAGTATGAAAAAACTTATGCCGATTATCTTATAAGATATTTGAAAGAATATAAAAAAGAAGGTGTTGATATCTGGGGAATAACTCCTGTTAATGAGCCTCACGGAAATAACGGACAGTGGGAGAGCATGCATTTTACTCCGGAATCTCAAAATTTATTTATTAAAAATTATTTGGGACCAAAGCTTGTTGATAACGGATTTAAAAATGTAAATCTTCTTATCTATGATCAGAACAGAGACGGCTTAGAGCATTGGACTGACGTCATACTGGGGGATAAAGAAACTGCAAAATATATTTATGGTTCTGCAGTGCATTGGTATGAAAGCACTAAAAAAGTTTATGAAGATGTTTTTGAAAAAGTTAATGCAAAATTTCCGGATAAAGCAATTATACATACTGAAGGCTGCATAGATGACTTAGGAAAAGATGCTCCAAATGGTATTACAGATCCTGAAAGATTTAAAGAAAAACAGTGGTTTGATAATGATTCATTCTGGTGGAATGAAAATGCAACCGATTGGGGTTACTCAGCTTTGTGGCAGGGTGTTAACTCTGAAGATCATCCTATTTATACTCCAGTTCATAGATATGCAAGAAACATAATTGTAAGCATCGATCACTGGTTAAAGGGATGGATCGATTGGAATGTTGTACTGGATCAAAGAGGCGGACCAAATCACGTTGGAAACTTTTGCGGCGCGCCAATAATGATCGATACAGAAAGTAAACATATTTATTATACTCCTATCTACTATTTACTTGCACAGTTTAGCAGAACGATCAGGCCTGGAGACAAAGCCGTGCAGACTGAAAAAATACTGGATGGATTAGATGAGGATGCATTGCATACTTGTGCAACTATTAATGATTCTAATTTGCTCACCGTACAGTTATTAAATACAACAAAAGAACCATTGGAGTTTAGTATTCAGATTGGTGATCAATATGCAAAGATTAAAATGGTTCCGAATTCAGTTCAGACAATTCAGATTCAACTTTGA